The genome window ATCATGGCAGCGCCCATAGCAGGATTTATCATGCACCACTTCCTGCAGGACTATTCCAATCGCATTCCGATGCCCTGGTGGATTTTCCTGGTGAGTGGTATAGGAGCCTTGTTGATCACCATGATCACCATCAGTTTCCAGGCCATCCGCGCGGCCCTGGTAAACCCTGTGAAGTCGTTAAGAAGTGAGTAGTAAGAAGGAATAACGAACAATAAAATATCAATCGTGATAAAGAACTATCTCAAAATCGCCTGGAGGAACTTGTACCGGAATAAGGCATATGCTTTTATCAACGTATTGGGTTTATCGTTGGGAACTGCCTGTGGCATACTCATTTTTATATTGATCACCTACCATCTCAGCTTCGATACCTTTCATACTCAGAAAGACAGGATACACCGCCTGGTTACTATAAGACAACAGGAAAGCATTACCTATACCGATGCAATACCTCAACCGCTGGGAAATGCTTTTCGGAACGATTTTACATTCGCCGAAAAAACAGCACGGGCAGTTGACTACAACAATCCGCTCATCTCTTTACCCAACGAAAAAGAAGTTAAAAAATTCCGTGAAGCAAGCGGTATTGTATTTGCCGAACCGGATTTCTTTGACATATTTAACTTCCCTTTGGTAAAAGGTGATCAAAAAACGGCTTTACGTCAACCGAATTCAGCCATCATTACGGAAAATATAGCTAAAAAATACTTTGGCAATGATGCTCCCATAGGTAAAACCATACGCCTGAATAACAACATTAATTTTGTTATTACAGGGATCCTGAAAGACCTGCCCCCGAATACAGACTTCAGGCAGGAGATTTACTTGTCATATGCCAATTTAAAGGACCACAATGCCCGGCATGCCAGCGATAGTCTCTGGGAAAACATTTACAGCGGCAGTCAATGTTACATCCTGCTAAAACCAACGATTACTGCCGGCCAGGTAAACAAGACATTACCGCTCCTCGTAAAGAAATATTACAGTGGCAGGGACCTCCAGACATGGCAGTTCAGGTTGCAGCCACTTTCCGACATTCACTTTAACCCGCTCTTTGACGGTTATGCCGAAAAAAGATACCTGTGGGCCTTGCTTTTCATTGGTCTATTCCTGCTTATCACCGCCTGTGTAAACTTCGTGAACCTCGCAACTGCCCAGGCACTTAACCGTTCGAAAGAAGTAGGCGTACGAAAAGTATTGGGTAGTTTGCGCTCCCAATTATTCTGGCAGTTTATTACAGAAACAACGCTCATCACCCTAATGGCTGTATTGTTGGCCTATGGTGCTGCCAAACTAGCCCTGCCTTACTTAAATCAGTTATTGGAATCCAATATGCAACTGGATATTTTCGGCAATTGGCGATTGCCTGTTTTTCTTTTGCTGATAGCAGGGATAGTCATCTTTTTATCCGGTTCTTATCCCGGCTTGGTATTAGCCCGCTTCCTGCCTGTACTGGCCCTTAAAGGTAAACTGTCACAAAAGCATATCGGTGGTATTTCCTTGCGCAGGCTATTGGTGATTACTCAATTTGCCATTTCCCAACTGCTGATAATCGGGACCATTGTTATAGCCAGCCAAATGCATTATTCAAAAACAACCGATCTCGGTTTTAGCAAGGATGCTGTTATTATGTTGCCTGTACCTGTGAACGACAAGGCAAAAATGAGCACGCTACATTCCAGGCTGGCCGGCATTCCAGGCGTGGAAAAAATCTCTTTGTGTTATCAGGCGCCTGCCTCAGGCAATAACTGGACTACTTCCATACACTTCGATAACCGTATAGAAGATGAATCCTGGGCCGTGAATGTAAAAAGTGCCGACGATCAATACCTCTCTACCTTTGGGTTACAACTGGTAGCCGGAAGGAATTTTTATTCGTCGGATACCTTGCGCGGATTTTTAGTGAATGAAACATTTGTAAAAAAGTTGAATCTTTTATCGCCACAGGACGTGATCGGCAAAAAAATAATCGTTGATGAGGGCTTTATAGCTCCTGTTGTTGGCGTGGTAAAAGATTTTCATAATTACTCTTTACACAATGAAATTACGCCTGTGTGCATCATGCCTGCTGTCGACAGATACGCCAACTGTGCTGTAAAAATTAAGGAAGGCCATACAAAAACCGCGCTGACAGCATTTGAAAAAGTATGGAATGAAACATATCCTGACCATTTATATACTTTTCAGTTTTTAGATGACCGCATGGCCAGGTTTTACAGGATAGATAATATCATGCTGAGGCTGATCGAAATATTTGCCTGCGTTGCTGTATTTATAGGCTGTCTGGGCCTATATGGACTGGTTTCTTTTATGGCCGTACGCAAAACAAAGGAAATAGGGGTCCGGAAAGTATTGGGAGCTTCTGTGCAACAAATAATATGGTTGTTTGGCAAAGAGCTTAGCCGGCTATTAATGATCGCGTTTATCATAGCGGCCCCATTCGCGTGGTGGGTCATGAACTTATATCTGGAGGATTTCAAATACCGCATACAAATAGGCGCAGGGGTTTTCCTGCTGGCTATTATATGCACCTTTACAATAGCTGTTATAACAGTTGGATACCGTTCTATGAGATCAGCACTGGCCAACCCGGTGAAGAGCTTACGCAGTGAGTAGTGAGTGGTCAGTTGTGAGTATAATCGCTGCTATTCACCACTCACAACTCACTACTGACAACTCGCAGTTCTTATCTCTATAAAGGAATAAAAACTAAAAATAATTGCCATAACATGTTTAGAAACTACTTTAAAACCGCCTGGCGTAACCTTTGGAAGAACAAAGCTTACTCTGCCATCAACATTGTTGGCCTGTCCATCGGCATGGCCGCCTGCATCATCATCATGCTGTTTGTGTTCTATGAAAGAAGCTTCGACCGGCAGCATACCAAAAATATTTACCGTCTTGATGAGGTGCAGAAGTTCCCGGGCATGGTGGCCCCGCAGAAGGTCGCTTTATCCATGTTTCCTATGGCTCCTACCCTGAAACAGGAGTTTCCGCAGATACAGCAGTTCACCCGCATCGATGATTTTAATAACCCTCCCCTGAACTACAAGGGTAAAAAAGTAACCCTGTCCAGGGTTTTCTGGGCCGATTCCACTTTCTTCGACATCTTCAATTATGAATTGCTTACGGGTAATAAACACACCATACTGCAAAAACCCAATAGCATGGTGCTCACCAAAACAAGTGCCGAAAAACTGTTTGGTAAAGAAGACCCGATCGGTAAAACGGTAGCCATCCAAAGCCGGGACACCATCAGCTATACGATAACCGGTATCCTGGCTGATATTCCTGGCAATTCACACCTGCAGTTTGAAGGATTACTTTCTTTCAATACACGCAATACAGCCGAACTGATGGGCAACTGGGGCGGCAACTGGCTCATCACCTATCTCGAATTAGCGCCCAACACAGATATAGCTGCGCTGGAAAAGAAATTTCCGGATTACCTGAAGCGCCACATGGCTGATCCCCGGCCCACCTTTTATGAGTTGTTCCTGCAGCCGCTGGCTGCCGTGCATGCCGGTTCAACAGACATTACCCATGACTACCTCAACTATCATAAGTTTGACGGCACCTATACCAGGCTGTTCTCTATTATTGCCATCATTGTACTGGTAATAGCCTGCATCAACTTTATGAACCTGTCTACCGCCCGCTCTGCCAGCAGGGCCAAAGAAGTGGGCGTGCGCAAATCAGTAGGCGCCCAACGGTTCCAGTTGAGCATACAGTTCATCGGTGAATCGGTGTTATTGTGCTTTATCGCCTTAATACTGGCATTGATATGGGCAAAGCTGGCCCTGCCCTGGGTGGCCGATCTGAGCCAGCGGGATATTGACCTGCCCATATTCACCAATGGCTGGTTGCTGTTAAGCACCTTGGGAGGCGCGCTGATCGTTGGTACACTGGCCGGCCTCTACCCTGCCGCCTACCTCTCGTCATTCCAGGCTGTCAAAGTATTGAAAGGCGCTATCCAAACAGGTAGGAACAAAAGCCTGTTCCGGAATATACTGGTGGTAGGCCAATTTTCCAGCGCCATTTTCCTGATCATCGCTACCCTGTTTGCCGTACGGCAGCTCAAATTCATGCAACAAAAAGATCCCGGTTTTAACAAAGACCAGGTTGTTACTATACCGCTCAACTTCAATACGAATCCCAAATACGATGCCCTTAAAAAGGAACTATTGAACAATACCCTGATTACCGGTGTCACCGCTTCCAACCAACGGCTGGGCAATAACCTGCACCAGACCGGTATCCGCTTTCACCCGGGCGATGCGCCTGCGCGGGAAATGGCCACTTCACAGGTAATAGTTGATCCCGATTACCTCACTGTTTATAAGATACCCATTGTAGCAGGCAGGAATTTTTCCAACGACTATGGCACCGACAATGCCAAAGCCTATATCGTCAATGAATCCATGGCCCGGGAATTACTCAAAGACAAACCCAAAGCTTCCTTTGAAACCCTGCTGGGTAAACGTTTTGGCTTTGGCGGCATGGACTCTGCCGGCAGCATTGTGGGCGTTGCCAAAGACTTTAACTTCAACTCCCTGCACCACAAGATAGAAACGCTCACCATCATGGACCAAAAGGACTGGGGCTTTGCAGAAGTATCCGTCCTCATTAATGGCGCCAAAGCCAAAGAAGCCATCGCTTACCTGCAAGCCTCCTGGAAGAGGATCAACCCGGGGCAGGACTTCGAATACAAATTCCTCGACGATCATTTCAAAGAGTTGTACCAGGCCGATTCACAGGTAAGTGAGATCGTGGGCATCCTTGCCGGGCTGGCCATTGTGATCTCCTGCCTTGGTTTATTTGGCCTGGCTTCCTATGCAGCAGAAAAACGGGTGAAAGAGATCGGCATCCGGAAAGTACTGGGCGCTTCAGTACAGAACATTGTACGGTTGCTGTCTAAAGACTTTTTGAAACTGGTACTCATCGCCAATCTCATTGCCTGGCCCATTGCCTGGCTGGTATTGTACAAGTGGCTACAGGATTTTGCTTACCGCATCAATATAAGCTGGTGGGTATTCCTGGCAGCCGGCGTAGTGGCCTTGCTGATCGCCCTATTGACCGTGAGCTTCCAGGCGATCAAAGCGGCGATTGCTAACCCTGTAAAAAGCTTACGCAGTGAGTAATAAATTATCAACGAAGCAAAGGCAATAATGATTAATTAATAATTATTGATTATTGTTCAGGATGCATATCAATCAAATAATAGTAGAACATTCATAAAAGATAAAACACATAACCATGAAACAAATATTCAGCCTTCTTCTCGTAACAGGCCTTGCCTGTCACGTGAATGCACAGAACGAAACACCTTTCTTAACAAAATCACTGGCCAATGAAGCCATTGAGCAGGT of Paraflavitalea devenefica contains these proteins:
- a CDS encoding ABC transporter permease, producing MIKNYLKIAWRNLYRNKAYAFINVLGLSLGTACGILIFILITYHLSFDTFHTQKDRIHRLVTIRQQESITYTDAIPQPLGNAFRNDFTFAEKTARAVDYNNPLISLPNEKEVKKFREASGIVFAEPDFFDIFNFPLVKGDQKTALRQPNSAIITENIAKKYFGNDAPIGKTIRLNNNINFVITGILKDLPPNTDFRQEIYLSYANLKDHNARHASDSLWENIYSGSQCYILLKPTITAGQVNKTLPLLVKKYYSGRDLQTWQFRLQPLSDIHFNPLFDGYAEKRYLWALLFIGLFLLITACVNFVNLATAQALNRSKEVGVRKVLGSLRSQLFWQFITETTLITLMAVLLAYGAAKLALPYLNQLLESNMQLDIFGNWRLPVFLLLIAGIVIFLSGSYPGLVLARFLPVLALKGKLSQKHIGGISLRRLLVITQFAISQLLIIGTIVIASQMHYSKTTDLGFSKDAVIMLPVPVNDKAKMSTLHSRLAGIPGVEKISLCYQAPASGNNWTTSIHFDNRIEDESWAVNVKSADDQYLSTFGLQLVAGRNFYSSDTLRGFLVNETFVKKLNLLSPQDVIGKKIIVDEGFIAPVVGVVKDFHNYSLHNEITPVCIMPAVDRYANCAVKIKEGHTKTALTAFEKVWNETYPDHLYTFQFLDDRMARFYRIDNIMLRLIEIFACVAVFIGCLGLYGLVSFMAVRKTKEIGVRKVLGASVQQIIWLFGKELSRLLMIAFIIAAPFAWWVMNLYLEDFKYRIQIGAGVFLLAIICTFTIAVITVGYRSMRSALANPVKSLRSE
- a CDS encoding ABC transporter permease, with translation MFRNYFKTAWRNLWKNKAYSAINIVGLSIGMAACIIIMLFVFYERSFDRQHTKNIYRLDEVQKFPGMVAPQKVALSMFPMAPTLKQEFPQIQQFTRIDDFNNPPLNYKGKKVTLSRVFWADSTFFDIFNYELLTGNKHTILQKPNSMVLTKTSAEKLFGKEDPIGKTVAIQSRDTISYTITGILADIPGNSHLQFEGLLSFNTRNTAELMGNWGGNWLITYLELAPNTDIAALEKKFPDYLKRHMADPRPTFYELFLQPLAAVHAGSTDITHDYLNYHKFDGTYTRLFSIIAIIVLVIACINFMNLSTARSASRAKEVGVRKSVGAQRFQLSIQFIGESVLLCFIALILALIWAKLALPWVADLSQRDIDLPIFTNGWLLLSTLGGALIVGTLAGLYPAAYLSSFQAVKVLKGAIQTGRNKSLFRNILVVGQFSSAIFLIIATLFAVRQLKFMQQKDPGFNKDQVVTIPLNFNTNPKYDALKKELLNNTLITGVTASNQRLGNNLHQTGIRFHPGDAPAREMATSQVIVDPDYLTVYKIPIVAGRNFSNDYGTDNAKAYIVNESMARELLKDKPKASFETLLGKRFGFGGMDSAGSIVGVAKDFNFNSLHHKIETLTIMDQKDWGFAEVSVLINGAKAKEAIAYLQASWKRINPGQDFEYKFLDDHFKELYQADSQVSEIVGILAGLAIVISCLGLFGLASYAAEKRVKEIGIRKVLGASVQNIVRLLSKDFLKLVLIANLIAWPIAWLVLYKWLQDFAYRINISWWVFLAAGVVALLIALLTVSFQAIKAAIANPVKSLRSE